Genomic window (Prionailurus bengalensis isolate Pbe53 chromosome E3, Fcat_Pben_1.1_paternal_pri, whole genome shotgun sequence):
ATTTGTTGATGTCACTTAGCTCCTGCTTCTGGTGCCGCTGTGCAAAGGATCTGTGTAAGGCCAGCATCGTGTCTTCTGGTTTTAACTGGGTGATCGCACTTACATAGCGAGAGGCGAGCCGCCGATTACCACCCCGTCTTGTCCAATGTGGAAATCTGTAACTCATTCAGATGGACCGTGTGATGCTGTGTGACGCCCTGTGTCACTCCCGTAGGAAGAAACTTCATTAGTCACTTCCATTTCTAATTCCTGCTGCCTACAGATGGGGAGATTACTTCCAAGCCAATGGTGCTGTTCCTGGGACCGTGGAGCGTTGGCAAATCCACCATGATAAACTACCTCCTTGGGTTGGAAAACACTCGCTACCAGCTCTATACAGGTAATAGtgagagattttttttgtgtgtttgttggtATCTCAATGTCCTGTGTAAAAGCACTAGGAAACATTTGTATGTGTCTTCAATATAATCATGAAAATTACACCCAAGAACCCAGCAGCTACAgtccatgttcacagcagcatttttcacaatggccaagaggtggaaacagcCCACCTCTTgcgatggatgaatgcataaacaaaaggGCTGTCCATATAATGGAGTttggagtattattcagtcttGAGAAGAATGCATTCCAGAATGCATTTCTGGAACATGCTACAAGATGCATGAATCTTGAGGACActatatattaagtgaaataagccagacacaaaaggacaaatatcctatgattccacttatgagaTGCCTTGAGTCCTCAATTCATAGAGACAGGGTAGagtagaggttaccaggggctgggagaggggaacGAATGGGGACACTTTCAGTTTGGGAGATGGATGGTAATGAGGGCTGCACAACACCATGAATATATTTCACGCCTCTGAACTGTCCACCTGAAAATGGTTCACATGGTAAattgtgttatgtatattttaccacaattggaaaaagaaataggatCCTGCTTAGCAAGCGTAGTATCCAGTTCTCATGGCAAACCCTCCCTGGAACCCCTTGCTTACCCGCTTACTTTGTAGTAGGGTCTCTTTCCCAGAGAGGACGGCCTTCCTACTAACCTCATGCCCATGCTTGCAGGTGCTGAGCCCACCACCTCTGAGTTCACGGTCCTCATGCACGGGCCCAAGCTGAAAACCATCGAGGGTATTGTCATGGCTGCTGATAGCGCCCGGTCCTTCTCCCCCCTTGAGAAATTTGGCCAGAATTTCCTAGAGAAGCTGATTGGCATCGAGGTTCCCCACAAACTTCTGGAGCGGGTCACTTTTGTGGATACACCAGGCATCATCGAGAACCGCAAGCAGCAAGAAAGAGGTAATTAGGCACTTGTGTTTGAACAGCGCGAACTTTGTCTTAGAAAGCTGTTGGGCAGTGGGTGGTAGGCAGACAGGGGAGAGGAAGCGTGGCCAGCATTGTCCAACACCAAGGGGTGTAGTCTTTGCTGCCAGTCCCTTCTGGTTGTCACCATGGTCCCACTTAGGTGTGGAGTACCATGTTCTTTTACCTCCCCGAGGGCTGATTAGTTTGGAGGCAATCCATATTTTCCCAAAGGGTGGGCTGGTCATCTTGTAAGTAGCTCCTTGAGGTCCATGCTGGGGCTGAGCTGTCTTGGGGAGGCTCAGACTTTCCCGAGGGATCAAGGGCCTGGATTACTTGGATCCCAGTCCAGGTGTACTTGACCTCTGGCTAACTTGGGTCTGGTTTGAACCTGACCTTAAACTCTTCCTGGTCCAGTGTTGCTTTACAGGCCTGCTTCACATAAGCCTGTGTCAGACCTTCCAAAGTTCTACCTGCCTTCCAGTGGGAGGGGAGTGCCACTTGGGGCCCAGCAGGCGCTGGGTTACAACACAGGCCACCGAGTATCGCCATGACACAGGGCTGAGTCATATGAGATGAGTCATAGCAGGGCATTTGTAGGACTGTATGACCAGATGGTGGATCTCAGTTTATAActctcattttggttttattgctgttttattaCTAGTAATAATATTATCACTAATCATTATAATAGTAAATTAACCTTTATTCTTCTATTATGCATCAGATAGTTTTATGCATTACTGGCTGATTgttgtagaaaaattaaaagacaggTATTTGGAAAGAAGAAGTTGAAGGAATTACAATATATCGAGCACCTCCTATGACATAGGCAGTTTTAGTTAGGTGCTTTGCTTTATTTGTAACATGATAATCTTTATATCAACTTAGGTATTCTTATTCTTCTTGTCATTTTGTAGCTAAAATGCTAAAGCCTAGAAGCATTTGTTACCCTGGTCTGGCTAGTGGCAGAGCTCAAATTCCAGTCCTGGTCTTAGGCTGTCCTTGGTTGAGGGTTGAGAAGGCCCAGGAGATACGTAATTAATTCTTTCAGTCTTCAGAGACCTAGAATATCCCTAGTGCCGTGACTTCCTTCAACCCAGGCAATGCTTTGGttctggaagggggggggggcgtggggtgggggggttaggGTAAGCCTGCTCTGCTTGACTTCTTGCTCCCCCTTCCCAAGGTTACCCCTTCAACGACGTGTGCCAGTGGTTCATCGACAGGGCAGACCTCATCTTTGTTGTCTTTGACCCAACCAAGCTGGATGTGGGTCTGGAGCTGGAGATGCTCTTCCGCCAGCTGAAGGGGCGCGAATCCCAGATAAGGATCATCCTGAACAAGGCCGACAACCTGGCCACACAGATGCTCATGCGGGTCTATGGGGCCCTCTTCTGGAGCTTGGCCCCGCTCATCAACGTCACAGAGCCCCCTCGGGTTTACGTCAGCTCCTTCTGGCCACAAGACTACAAGCCCGACACCTACCGGGACCTGTTCCTCAAGGAAGAGATCTCACTCCTGGAAGACCTGAACCAGGTGATCGAGAACAGGTTGGAGAACAAGATCGCCTTCATCCGCCAGCATGCCATCCGGGTCCGCATTCATGCCCTCCTGGTGGACCGCTATCTGCAGACTTACAAGGACAAAATGACCTTCTTCAGTGACGGAGAACTGGTCTTTAAGGACATTGTGGAAGACCCTGACAAATTCTACATCTTCAAGACCATCCTGGCAAAGACCAATGTCAGCAAGTTTGACCTTCCCAACCGCGAGGCCTATAAGGACTTCTTTGGCATCAACCCCATCTCCAGTTTCAAGCTGTTGTCTCAGCAGTGCTCCTACATGGGAGGCTGTTTTCTGGAGAAGATTGAGCGGGCCATCACACAGGAGCTCCCCAGCCTCCTGGgaagcctggggctggggaagaaTCCCAGTGCTCTCAACTGTGACAAAACAGGGTGTGGCGAGACCCCAAAGAATCGCTATAAGAAACACTAGGTCGCCGTGTAGCCATTCTTGGGTTCCTGTTGGTGGCTGAGCTTGTGTCCTAACTGTCTGAGAAGTCCTGGTTAATTAACCCTTTGAGCCACACTGGTGAGAATCACTACGTGTTGGAGATTTGGGAGTTCATTGAGGccagtggtgggggagggtgtgggtcGAGGGAGGAGAGGAAACTGTGAATTATAGTGTCTTGTTGCTTCAGTGAGGGGCCTGACTGAGGCCCCGCCAGCTTTTCCTGGGTCTTATCGCAGAGGACAGAGAGCAGCTATTCTAGTGTGTACTGAGGTGATGAGTGTCAAGCTAAACTCAGCTGAAATTCCTTTTTCCCCTATAagctgggaaaagagagaagacttggTTTCTGTAGGGCTCAGGTCCCTTGTAGCTTCCTTCCACACAGTCTCCTGCTTGTCCTCCAACCCCCGTCTGCCTCCTCAACTTGGGTTGACTTCAACAGGGGACAGTCTTTTGAGTCTGAATCCACCTGGGTGTTGAGCCTccaccatcccccccaccccacccccattcccaggccctcttccctgttccctcgaggggtgggagggaatggTTTAGGATACCAGAATGCTGAGAGAGAACAGGAGTCCCCAGTCTGGAAGAAGGTTCTGCCTCCCCCATGCCATTTCTCCCAAGCAGTCTTTTAGGCCAGCTGGGAATCTCAGTTCCTTTATCAGCCCCGACAGGAGGCCGAGTGTTCCGTGGATTCAGGTCATTTACTTCTTGGAAGTGACTTCAGTAAAAATACTGGAAGGGCTCAGAGGGTTAATCGGTTTGCAGTGTGTCTTTGTCTATTGCATGTCTTGGAAAACTCAGACCCCAAAGGCGTTGGGTTTCAGAGGGGATGATGGAGACCTTGCTCCTTTTCATCAGGGTCTTCTCTGGGCAGCCCATCTCCGCCCCCCAAATGTAGGAGGAGGCAGTTTCCACAACTTCTCTGCAGAAGAGTCGTTCCCTCCTGATTTTCATGCCAtggtttttccttctccctcttctccacgCCCTGATGCACAACATTCAAAACTCCGAGCGATTTCCACGAGTTCAGAACTGGCGCCAGTCACTCCGTGTCGGCTGCAATCAAGGCTTGACATGCGGTTTTCCACCTGAACTTGATACTGATACCCACGTGCGACAGGGAAGCCAGGGCCTTCGAGAACCGATGAGTGTGAACCAATGAGTGTACCGCATTGTGCAAGAGAGATTCTGAGATCGCAGACGCCAGAGGCCGTGGAGAAGGAATGTGTCGTGAGGGTCCTGCCTGGCTGGTGTGCCACCTTGGCCATCTCAGAGGGCGgcaggggatggagggaaggagccTTTTGACAAAAAGCAGGTGGCTGACCAGTTTGCACAAATCCAGGAGACCCTGCCCAGAGCTGCCCGGAGGGGCTCCTTCTGCCCTAGTGAGCCAGCGTCCCCTGGGAGCGAGCTATCCGGGGGACTTCCCCAGGAGGCCTGGGTCAGGGCCCCTCTGACCAGGAAGTCACCTTGGACCAGAAGGAAAGCaagtgaagatgaaggcagagaggaaGCACTCTGGGGGCGAGGCAGTGGAAACACATGGGTGATTAGACTAGGTCCGTGTGGAGAATTCGGAATCCCTGCTTAGGATTATTAAAGCTCTGATGCATGCTGCAGTGGACGCTGCTTCTCTGGCTTTGTGCAGGACCTGGAACCTTCCACAGGACGACGGAGGCCCCCCAAACCTCCAGGACATTGTTTCCAAGGACAGAGCCAAGCAGAGAAACAGGGCCCTGCCGGGGCATCCAAGGAGCCTGATGAGCAGGGCCTGAAAAGCTGCATTTCTTCTCATTACAAATCACCACTCGCCTTATCTCGCTGTCATGTACCCTCCCCACAGTCCGCCTTCCCCTCTTGCTCCTAATGCCCCTGATGCCCTTGAGCTGCTCTCGgcgtatctgtctttctcagtgcAGTTGAGGACGTGAACAGGGCAGAAGTGTACAGGCATTGTCACGGCGGCTGATGTCACCATTGCTTTGGGGAAGCAGGTGGAAGGAGGCTGATACATTCTTATGGCATctgtattttggggggggggcatgattGGTGTGATCTTCTCTCTTTTCGTCccatccattttccttttcttacccccattcccctgctcactcgTTGACCCACCTTTTCTCCATGCAGCCTGCAGGCTGGTCAGTTGGTCCCCCTGGGCTGTCAGGGCTGTTTGGTCCCCACTCTGTGGATGTGGATTTCAAGCAGGATTCTGACTGTCTTttggagtggggaggaagggtTGGGAACTGGGGGTAAATTTAGGATCCAGAGATTCCCCTAAGAGGAGTATCTGTTAAGTATTTGTGCCTGAACAGttgctgtctctctccaaagTGGAACCTTTCCAGGGTTCTTTCCATTCTGATTTAATCAGGGAGGAAGTCTCAATAAAGTTCCAATCTCTCTGTAACACCGTGTGCTTTCTGATCACCTCCGACCAGCTtgctgtctttatctctctcttatCTAGTAGTGGATTGGGTTCGTATTAAGACTTCATTGTTTTTCAGGcagtttcaggttcacagcaaaactgagaggaGGGTAGGGatacaccccccgcccccaccccgtcccGGGGCCCCCACCcacgcacagcctcccccattagcaacccccacccccagagtggGACATTTGTCCAACCTAGTCACCCAGAGTCCACAGTTGACATTAGGCTTTGCTCCTGGTGGTGTGCATTGCTcgtgtttggacaaatgtatcaTGACATGTGTCCGTTGTTGTAGAAGGAAATGAAAcgcagagtattttcactgccctaaagatcctctgtgctccacctgttcCTCCCTCCCGTCTCTTCCCAAACCTGGGTACTAATtggtaagtttcttttttttttaatgtttatttctttttgagagagaaagagagaaagacagagacattgagcgtgggaggggcagagagagagggggacagaggatccgaagcagcctATGTGTTgacagcagggctcgaacccatgaactgtgagatcatgacctgagccgaagttggatgctaaactgactaagccacccaggcgccctcatttttaagtttcttaggGATAAACTGACAATCCATGAATTGCCCACTCTTGTTTTAGATGTCCCCGGTGCCTTCTTCCCTAGATCCCTCCTGCTTCCAGCCCCCAGTGTCAAAGATGACTTTGAAACCGAGGTTTCCTGTTGTAGgattgaaaattaagaaatagggGCATGACCCCAGGCCTCCTCCTGTgcctatttgtttgtttatttttatttatttattgagagagagcacaagcaggggagggacagagggagagggagagagaattccaagcaggctctgagctcagcatagagcctgatgcgggcttgatcccatgacccttggatcatgacctgagttgaaatcaagagtctgaggctcaacccactaagccaccgaggcgtccccacccccttccccccataCCGTACCTGTTTTTAAAGAAACCCTACCTTGTCCTTGGCTCCCCGAGCCTTTGTCCTTCAGATCAGAACTCCTTTACTTTGAAATATTACTTCTGGGGTCCTCTTGAAGACTTCACACCCCCAGTTGAGAGTGtgtttgaaaaggaagaagctgGGGAGTCACTGGGAGGTTGGCAGTAGAAGGGGGGAGTGTGAGAGTGACAACATGCTATTGTGATGGCATCACCTCAGAGAAGATGCAGAATTCAGTGCTGGGGCCAGCTGCCCTGGGTTTTCCTAAGTCGGGAGGTGCTGATCTCAGGGAGGAATGAGGAGGCAGTTTGGCTtactgcctccctctcccttgctttccTCCTGATTCGAGGGTTCACAGTCCACAGTCAGTGACTGATAAGACTGACCTAACTAAGGCCACCACTGCCCTCCCCCAGGTCAGCTCTCCCACCCAGGATGGCAGCCAGTGTTTTCCCAGGACTGGGAGAAATATGGAGCTTTgccaggaaaagggagggaggtgaTGTCTCTTTTGAAGATAAATATAACACACCAGAACCTGCCAGCACGTCCAAAATTGTGCTGTTTCACAAGCCTCATCCCCTACCATCTTTACATCGTCTGCCATTGAGAAAGCAAAATGCCATGGAGGAAAGCAAAATCCAAGACCATTCTGAATATAGTCAGGGGATATAAGGGGCATGAATGGAGAGAATGTCTCCACAGGTATGTGTATGTATCTGAATATGTGGGGGTTACTTGTGGTTACACGTGAAAGGATGTGCAAATACCTACATGTAGAATCTGTGTGTGCAGAAACCAAAGTGTATGTGAGTGTCTGTGACCAAATGATCTCTGAGTAtgtagcacagtgcccagcacacaggacCCATCACCTGTGTGCCATCACAGTGAATGGCAGAGTAAGTGGATTTGGGAGGAGTAAAGAAGGTGTCTGTGCACCGAATGTTGTGTGCAGAGGGTCCTGGGGAAAAAAGTATGTCTGGGGTGAACAGGTGGGTGTGGCTACGGAGAGGTAATTTTATGCATGATGCGTGGATTACAGGTCTCGGGAGCTTATGTGTAGCAGGTGTGTGCATGCGGTGAACCGGATGCCCGACCCAGGGTGGAGACCCGGGAAGACCCAGCCATAGGAGGACACCTACCTGGCCCTGGCTTTGTGGTTGCGTCCCACCCCGGTGAACCAAGGGGAAAAGTCTGAGCCTTGAAAAACTCACAAGCACTGGCAACATTTCACGCCAATTCCTCCGTCTGTGACATTAGGCTCACGCTTTTCCCAATCCAGGGAAACCTTAATTTTTCTCTAGAAGACCATAGAGGCAGTAAAAAGGAAACgtaagcaaaacaaaatggagtAGAGGCATGAATTTGCCTGTACCAAAGGTGTATTCCACAGGTTCTGAGGGATTCCCTATACTGACctcttatccaaaggataaaaaaaataacatgcacAGATGAGCATTTTCTGTGTCTGCTTGCACTGTGGAACCTTTaatgttttttcaaaatttcagtgGGGAAGAGAACCAACTTCTAGAGTGTTCTTCTTGCCAGGAACCGGGCTATAGACCTATAGACATTCCTACACTTATACCTTGACATAATGAGGTAATTCTAGCAGCCACAAACCCAAGGAATAGGCCAGGtgtttttcatgtattatttcatggGATCCTCACACAGCCCCTCAGGGAGGGAGCCACCTCGCACGGAAGAGTAgagactctggagtcagattgcTTGGGCTTCGTCCTGGGCCCCACCGCTTAACAAGCTGGGCCACCCTAGCTAGGCAAATGACATAATtttgtgctttagtttcctcacccataaaatggaGACACTAATAGCCCCTCTCTCTGTGGGGTTGTTGCCAGGATTAAATTAAAACACGCAACATGCTTGAAACAGTACACAGCCCACAGAAAGCGTTCTGTAAATGTAATGATTATTACTcatattttactgatgaggagaCTGATGGTCAGAGAGGTTGAGCTGCCGGAAGTAAGAGGGCCAGAATTCCATCTAGCACCTGACTCTCGTGAGGGCACACTAGGCTACTTGACCAGGCTTACCTTTGGTGACACTGTTCTTGCTGATCCCAAggcctttccctcctcttcagaaACTGGCAAAAATTTAGAAttgctggatttttcttttttctttttttcaacgtttatttctttttgggacagagagagacagagcatgaacgggggaggggcagagagagagggagacacagaatcggaaacaggctccaggctccgagccatcagcccagagcccgacgcggggctcaaactcacggaccgcgagatcgtgacctggctgaagtcagacgcttaaccgactgcgccacccaggcgcgccccaaGAATTGCTGGATTTTTCTAATGGCCAGTCAGCACCTTGACATGTGTTAGtaacaaaatttcaaacatttaaacGTCATTTGCTTTAGactatttattttaatccttatttatttttgagagaaagacagcatgtgagaaggggaagagcagagagagagggagacacagaatccaaaacaggctccaggctctgagctgttaggacagagcccgacgtggggcttgaactcacgaactgtgagatcatgacctgagccaaagttggacgctcaaccgactgagccacccaggtgcccctgctttagACAATTTATTAAGGtcggggtgggagggagcctggttggctcagtccgtggagcatgtgactcttgatctcagggttgtaagtttgagccccatgttggatgtagagattccttaaaaaaataaaatcttaaaaaaaatttattaaggaTTATTTCCTGAACAACAAAATACCttaacaaaaaaccaaacaaacccagaaaCCCTTAACTCCATTTCACATTTGACCCTCACTCTGCTCATGTAGATGGAGAAAGCATATTTATTATCCCTCAAAACAAATTCAGCATGAGGAAGCTGCAtccccagagaggttaagccccAGTTCACCCAGCTAAAACATGACAAACCAAAGGGCCAATTTTCTACCCATCCAACTATCCCTTCGACTACATTCAATCACATTGATTTGTGTTAGTCTGGAGCCTAGACCGACTGTGACAGACAGTACATTTTTCTGACACACTGAAAAGAGTGATTTCGTATT
Coding sequences:
- the SRL gene encoding sarcalumenin isoform X4, with the translated sequence MRALVLLCCFVASLLLPGQTEVEDVSEEVPMRDRSHIEKTLMLNEDKPVDDYSVVLQRLRKIYHSSIKPLEQSYKYNELRQHEITDGEITSKPMVLFLGPWSVGKSTMINYLLGLENTRYQLYTGAEPTTSEFTVLMHGPKLKTIEGIVMAADSARSFSPLEKFGQNFLEKLIGIEVPHKLLERVTFVDTPGIIENRKQQERGYPFNDVCQWFIDRADLIFVVFDPTKLDVGLELEMLFRQLKGRESQIRIILNKADNLATQMLMRVYGALFWSLAPLINVTEPPRVYVSSFWPQDYKPDTYRDLFLKEEISLLEDLNQVIENRLENKIAFIRQHAIRVRIHALLVDRYLQTYKDKMTFFSDGELVFKDIVEDPDKFYIFKTILAKTNVSKFDLPNREAYKDFFGINPISSFKLLSQQCSYMGGCFLEKIERAITQELPSLLGSLGLGKNPSALNCDKTGCGETPKNRYKKH
- the SRL gene encoding sarcalumenin isoform X3: MRALVLLCCFVASLLLPGQTEEVEDVSEEVPMRDRSHIEKTLMLNEDKPVDDYSVVLQRLRKIYHSSIKPLEQSYKYNELRQHEITDGEITSKPMVLFLGPWSVGKSTMINYLLGLENTRYQLYTGAEPTTSEFTVLMHGPKLKTIEGIVMAADSARSFSPLEKFGQNFLEKLIGIEVPHKLLERVTFVDTPGIIENRKQQERGYPFNDVCQWFIDRADLIFVVFDPTKLDVGLELEMLFRQLKGRESQIRIILNKADNLATQMLMRVYGALFWSLAPLINVTEPPRVYVSSFWPQDYKPDTYRDLFLKEEISLLEDLNQVIENRLENKIAFIRQHAIRVRIHALLVDRYLQTYKDKMTFFSDGELVFKDIVEDPDKFYIFKTILAKTNVSKFDLPNREAYKDFFGINPISSFKLLSQQCSYMGGCFLEKIERAITQELPSLLGSLGLGKNPSALNCDKTGCGETPKNRYKKH
- the SRL gene encoding sarcalumenin isoform X5; translated protein: MRDRSHIEKTLMLNEDKPVDDYSVVLQRLRKIYHSSIKPLEQSYKYNELRQHEITDGEITSKPMVLFLGPWSVGKSTMINYLLGLENTRYQLYTGAEPTTSEFTVLMHGPKLKTIEGIVMAADSARSFSPLEKFGQNFLEKLIGIEVPHKLLERVTFVDTPGIIENRKQQERGYPFNDVCQWFIDRADLIFVVFDPTKLDVGLELEMLFRQLKGRESQIRIILNKADNLATQMLMRVYGALFWSLAPLINVTEPPRVYVSSFWPQDYKPDTYRDLFLKEEISLLEDLNQVIENRLENKIAFIRQHAIRVRIHALLVDRYLQTYKDKMTFFSDGELVFKDIVEDPDKFYIFKTILAKTNVSKFDLPNREAYKDFFGINPISSFKLLSQQCSYMGGCFLEKIERAITQELPSLLGSLGLGKNPSALNCDKTGCGETPKNRYKKH